One genomic segment of Luteitalea sp. includes these proteins:
- a CDS encoding DUF4870 domain-containing protein — METSATEKSSTGLEPNLAAALGYLFIIGIVFLVIEKESKFVRFHAMQSTALLVAWVAVWMLLVVFGMIPVLGWLTILLWPIVGIVFLVVWILCIVKAFQAEWFRLPILGDFSATQVGV, encoded by the coding sequence ATGGAGACGTCGGCCACGGAGAAATCGTCAACCGGGCTGGAGCCGAACCTTGCTGCAGCTTTGGGCTACCTCTTCATCATTGGGATTGTGTTCCTCGTGATCGAGAAGGAGAGCAAGTTCGTCAGGTTCCACGCCATGCAGTCGACTGCGCTCCTGGTGGCATGGGTGGCGGTCTGGATGCTGCTCGTCGTCTTTGGCATGATCCCGGTCCTCGGTTGGCTCACCATCCTGCTGTGGCCCATCGTGGGCATCGTCTTTCTGGTCGTCTGGATCCTCTGCATCGTGAAGGCGTTCCAGGCCGAGTGGTTCCGGTTGCCGATTTTGGGCGATTTCTCGGCGACGCAGGTCGGTGTCTAA